The following are encoded in a window of Eschrichtius robustus isolate mEscRob2 chromosome 1, mEscRob2.pri, whole genome shotgun sequence genomic DNA:
- the PDCD7 gene encoding programmed cell death protein 7, whose protein sequence is MALPPFFTPGRPGPPPPQPPAPAPFGCPPPPLPSPSFPPPLPQRPGPFPGASAPFLQPPLALQPRAPGEASRGGGGGGGGSFYQVPPPPLPPPPPQCRPFLGNDAGERPRPPPPGPGPPWSPHWPEAPPPSDVLGDAALQRLRDRQWLEAVFGTPRRAGCPVSPRAPAGPSLGEVRARLRGSLRLVRRLRDLGHALREAEADGVAWAQLHAEAQPLRAELAERLQLLTQAAYVGEARRRLERVRRRRLRLRERAWEREAEREAEATRAAEREQEIDRWRVKCVQEVEEKKREQELKAAADGVLSEVRKKQADTKRMVDILRALEKLRKLRKEAAARKGVCPPASADETFEHHLQRLRKLIKKRSELYEAEERALRVMLEGEQEEERKRELEKKQRKEKEKFLLQKREIESKLFGDPDEFPLAHLLQPFRQYYLQAEHSLPALIQIRHDWDQYLVPSDHPKGNSVPQGWVLPPLPSNDIWATAIKLH, encoded by the exons ATGGCTCTGCCACCCTTCTTCACCCCGGGTCGCCCGGGCCCGCCGCCCCCGCAGCCGCCGGCTCCCGCTCCCTTCGGCTGTCCGCCACCGCCGCTACCCTCTCCGTCTTTCCCACCGCCTCTTCCCCAGCGGCCCGGCCCCTTTCCGGGGGCCTCCgcccccttcctccagcccccgCTGGCTCTGCAGCCCCGGGCCCCCGGGGAAGCCTcccgcgggggcgggggcggcggcggcggctccttcTACCAGGTGCCGCCACCGCCGCTGCCTCCCCCGCCGCCTCAGTGCCGGCCCTTCCTAGGGAACGACGCCGGTGAGCGCCCGCGGCCGCCGCCTCCAGGCCCGGGGCCGCCCTGGAGCCCGCACTGGCCTGAAGCACCGCCGCCGTCCGACGTGCTCGGGGACGCGGCCCTGCAGCGCCTGCGCGACCGGCAGTGGCTAGAGGCGGTGTTCGGAACCCCGCGGCGGGCCGGCTGCCCGGTGTCCCCGCGCGCGCCCGCCGGCCCCAGCCTGGGCGAGGTGCGGGCCCGGTTGCGCGGGTCCCTGCGCCTGGTGCGGCGGCTGCGCGACCTGGGCCATGCGCTGCGCGAGGCCGAGGCTGACGGCGTGGCCTGGGCACAGCTGCATGCGGAGGCACAGCCGCTGCGCGCCGAGCTGGCCGAGCGACTTCAGCTCCTGACCCAGGCAGCCTATGTGGGCGAGGCGCGGCGCAGGCTGGAGAGGGTCCGGCGCCGCCGGCTGCGGCTTCGCGAGAGGGCCTGGGAACGCGAGGCCGAGCGGGAGGCGGAGGCCACGCGGGCAGCGGAGCGCGAGCAGGAGATTGACCGCTGGAGGGTCAAGTGCGtgcaggaggtggaggagaagAAGCGG GAGCAGGAACTTAAAGCTGCTGCTGATGGTGTCCTATCTGAAGTGAGGAAAAAACAAGCAGACACCAAAAGAATGGTGGACATTCTTCGGGCCTTGGAGAAATTGAGGAAACTCAGGAAAGAGGCTGCAGCAAGGAAAG GGGTCTGTCCTCCAGCCTCAGCAGATGAGACCTTTGAGCATCACCTTCAGCGACTGagaaaactcattaaaaaacGCTCTGAATTATATGAAGCTGAAGAGAGAGCCCTCAGAGTTATGTTGGAAGGAGaacaagaggaagagaggaaaagagaattagagaagaaacagaggaaagaaaaagagaaatttttacTACAGAAGCGTGAAATTGAGTCCAAGTTATTTGGGGATCCAG atgagtTCCCACTTGCTCACCTCTTGCAGCCTTTCCGGCAGTATTACCTCCAAGCTGAGCACTCCCTGCCAGCGCTCATCCAGATAAG GCATGATTGGGATCAGTACCTGGTGCCATCTGATCATCCCAAAGGCAACTCCGTTCCCCAAGGATGGGTTCTTCCCCCGCTCCCCAGCAACGACATCTGGGCAACCGCCATTAAGCTGCATTAG